In Fervidobacterium sp., the sequence AAATTCTCTTCATCGATCATCCTTTTCTCGCGAGAAGCGGAAAGCACATTGATTCCTACAGTATTATGTCTTTTTATCGCATTGCCATTTTCTTTCTGAGTTATTGTGTAAATAAGCCCCTTATTATCAATTTCAATGTTTGTATAAGGCTTGGGAATTCTGTTTAGCAGTTTAGCTTTCTGTTCCTTTGTATAAAATAAATCAATAAACTTATCCAAGAATGTTAAACTGACAGTGTTACTTCCAAAATATCCAAGAAATTGACCATCTTTGTCAAGCTGTATTATCCCTTCAAAAGTACCTTCACTAACAATATACAAATTTCCTCTTTTATCCACAACGAGCTTTCTGGGTTTATAATTCGCCGTTTCTCCGAAAAGTGGATTAGTAGGTCTTCCTATTCTCCCGATTTCTTCTCCATCATGCGTAAAAATAACAACCTCAGAACTTCCCGGATCAGCAACGTATATATATTTGTCTGTTACAAAAATTCCTGTTGGTTGCCACAATGACATATCACCAATAATCCTTATTTCTCGTGTATTCATATCAAATACGACAATCCGAGCATTTCCTGAGTCAACAACATATAATTTTGAACCTTTTATAAACAAGTCCTCAGGATAGTACAAATCAAAATCCTTAAACAATACCTCGCTTACTAAATACGCATCTTGTGTTATTTTCCAATTGTTATTACCACTGAGGGTATAAGTTAAGAATGTGCTGTCCACCCCAAACACGAGCGAAGAAAACAGGTTGTGCACTATAGTTAACATCAAAATTAGGGAGAAATTTCTTATCATTATGTACTTCACCTTCCGCTTAACTATTTCAATCCACTGTAAGCCATAGTATTCATAACTCGTGATTGCATAATGATAAAAAGTATCAAGTTTGGTACAAACATTATTAGACCAGCTGCTGCTGAAATACCTTGTCCTGCTATGGTGTTTCCAGTTGTTTGAGTTAAATTGGAAACGTAAAAAGCAAATGTTCTAAGATTCTCATTGTTTATATAATATGCGGAAGCCTCGGCGCTATTCCAAGCAACCTGAAAAGCCAAAATTCCTACCGTTGAAATTGCAGGTTTTAGGAGAGGTATTATAATACCAAATATTATCTGAAAATCATTAGCACCATCTACTAATGCTGCATCAATCAAAGCATCTGGTATCTGATCTATGAATTGCTTAACGAGGAACACACCTATAGGCATTGCAAGTAGAGAGAGTATATTTATTATGAACGTATCTATCAATCCAAGACTTTGGATTATAAAATATCTTGGAATTATAACTGCTACAGGTACAAACATAAGTGCAAGATTGTTGATCGTAAAAATCAGTCCCTTAGTCTTAAAATGTTTTTTTGAAAGTGAATACCCAGCAAAAACGGATATCAAAATCGTGAACAAGACAGTGAAGAATGCAGTAAAAATACTGTTCATAAGGTATCTACTAACTGGAATATTAGAAGTCCTTGTTAAAGCGAAAAGTTCATAAAAATTTGCAAGTGTAGGTCTTCTAACAAAAAACCTTGGCGGATAGAGAAACAACTCGTCCAGAGGTTTAAAAGCCTGCGAAAAGATGAAAATTATGGGCAGCATCATAAACACGGCAATGGGAGTCAGTATAAAATAAAATTTTAATTGACTTTTATGAAAATATCTTGGATTAGTTTTTGTACTAAACCTTGCCATAGTGGATCCCTACCTTTCACCAAACAAGCGCCATGCCACGCGTGAAAAGAACCAAATTATCAATAGTAAGACTACAGACAAAGCTGCAGCGTACCCCATCTCATAGCGTAGAAAGCCGTAATCCTCTATGTGATTAACCATCAATTGTCCAGCGTACTGAGGTGTTGGATTGGAACCGGACAAGGCAACACCTATACCTGCAGATGTAAAGGTGTTAACTATTGACATAACAGCTCCAAACAACATCTGAGGTTTCATTGCTGGAATGGTGACGTATATTATCTCCTGCAATCTGTTCTTTATCCCATCTATATAGGCTGCCTCATACAACTGTTCATCAATATTCAATATCCCAGCAAGCATAGCAAGAAAACCCACTCCCATGCTACTCCACAGTGACACAATAATCATAATGTCCATAAGATGTTGAGGGGATTGTAACCATTGCACAGGTTTATCTATCAACCCAAGGTTTAATAACAGTGCGTTCAGATACCCTTGTTGATCACCATTGAACAATACACGCCAAACAACTGTCATCGTAACTCCGGCTGTTAAAGATGGAGAATAAAGAATGAGTGCAAAAATGGTTCTTGGCACTTTTGTAAGTTGTGCAACGAGCCAAGCAAGGGTAAAAGACAGTATATAACCACCTACACCTACTATCAGTGCGTATTTAATCGTATTTGGGAGCACTTTTTGCATGAAAACATGGTCTCTTGTCAGCAAAGTAATATAATTCTGGATTCCTATCCATTTTGGTCTTTCTATTGCGTTAAAGTAAGTGAACGATAAAAATATGGCAACTACGACTGGTAAAACAATAAAAATTGTGAAAAGTGTTAAATAAGGTGATAAAAGAATCCAATGATCTGAGTGTCGCCTTGTTAATTTAGTAGCCATGAACATCACTCCAGATCCTTCTTTGATTTTCCATGATTTCTGAAGCCTTCACTCCAAGATTCTTCTTAATAAACTCTTCCATACTGTTATACATGTTATAAACTTTAACACGTTTTCCTTCTTTAACATACCCAAATTCAGTTAGCTTTCTCTCAAGCTCCCTGTTTACTAAGATAACAGATCGATCGATAGACGCACGTAATGGATATCCCTCCACCACAACCCTATTCCAGACGTTACTAATTTCTCTCTCTGTCATGTAACCTCCCGGGTGTCTCTGTACTTCTTTGATCCATTTCCATTGATTCAAAATTACTTTCTTATGTTTTTCATCAATAAAGTCAAGTTCTTTAAATGCGTTTACATTAGCCGTATTCCACAGGTATGTAGGACCATATCTGTTAACAAGCATACGTGAAAATCTTAACTGTGTTTCTTTCGAAAGCCACCATTTTAAAAAGAGCCAAGCCTTTTCTTTTTTGTTTGAATTTGCAAACACAACATCTACTCGGTCACCAGAAACTTGATATCGTTTTACCACACCACTTTCATTCTTAACGCCAGGTGAAACCGAGATATCCCAAATACCATACAACTCATCAGCAGCATTTGAAAGAACTACATAAAGTCCAAAATCACCAACACCAATCGGTATTTTTCCATATCGGAAAGAGTTATAAAAACTTGCTACTTGCTCTGGAATTCCGTATATAGAAAACAATTCCGTCATCAATTCAAAAGCTTTTACAGCTTTCTCTTCACTTAACGCAGCTTTCAAACCATCTTCTGAATACAGCCTTGCATCATTTTGGAAAAAAAACGGAGCAGTTGTGTTAAAATACTTTGTAGTTTGCTCGCACATAGGTATAAAGAAATTCATTCCTCTTCTTTGTAATTCGGGGAGAATCTTTTTAACATCCTCCCAGGTATCAGGTAATGGAATGCCCAAATTTGAAATTATATCTTTTCGATAAAACAAAACGTAAAAATTTTGAGTTTCAGTAATTCCATAAACCTTATCATCTATCACCATCGGTAAGAGTGTTTCTATGTTATAATCCTTTGAAACAAATTCAAAAAAATCAGAAAAATCAGAAATTGGATACAGTGCCTTTCTAATTGCTAATTCAAATGGGATCCAATTACTAATACTCAATGCAATATCAGGTGTGTTTCCTGATGAGGCTGCTAGTATCAGTTTTTGTTCGTTTGGCATCAGCGAAAGTATAACAGGTACACCTGTTTTTTTCGTAAAATCAGTATCAATAAGATACTGTAAAGTTTCAACATACTGAATTGGTCTGTTGATCCAAACTTGTAAAGCTCTTGAATCTGTCTTTTCAAATATAGAATAATCCTGGTTCTTATTGGAAATCGATAACCAAAGTTTTTCTATTTCTTCGTACGCACTTATTAAACCTTCACTCATCTGAGTTAAGATGTTTGGGGGCTCACCTTGGAAGAGATATATTTTATCAATTCCCATTGGTTGTTCACGTAATTTCATCGACAAATCGGATAATCTTTGCGCTACAGACGAAGCACCACCGCTTAACTCATCTAAGAAAAACGGTAGTTTCTCAGGTTTCTTCAAAATCTTGTCAATAAGATCGGCTGCAACAACCAAATCAGAAACAGAAGATCGGCCATGTTGACCTACATAACCAATAAGATCATTGTAGTATTTTCTCAACTTTTTGGATATGTACTTAAGTTCGTCTAACGTACCAGGCATATATTTCTCTATGTTCCAAGTTCTATTCGGATCGAGATTACTCCCAACAAGTTTCTGTATATCAAGTCCTATATTTTGTATTCTTCTTACCAACTCCTGAAGCTGTTTAATCAAATCCTCGTAAATACCAGTCGAAACTTCTAGAGACAAAAAATGATATCCCTTCTCGAGATAGATTTCGTAAGGCAGAATCTTGTCTTTCCAATCGTAAGATGTGTACTCGAATGGTACATTTTTCAATTCTTTAAAAAGTATATTTCCATCAAAATAAACGTTTCTGAACACTGGGATACCTTGTCTCGTAGACTGACGATACCTGAAACCTATCTTGTAAATTCCTGGCTTTTCAATATAAACTCTCCAAAAAATCTCCTGACCAGCGTCTTTAAAAGTACTTTCTTCGATAACATTAATCTTTTTTCTTAATATCTCATACGGACTTACTTGAGCACTTTGGACATTTGATATACCAATCAAAAAATCGCTCTTTCCAACTAAATTCTCTGCTTCGAGTAAAATTGTTTTGCCAGCAAAAATCTCTGAGCTTGCATTCTTTAGCTTTAAGCTTTTATAATCATTGTATGAAAATTCCGCTACATTATCAACAGGCACAAAAGTTATACTTTTTATCCATATTGGTTTTCGTAAATTTCTTATTCTTAAAACATTCTCACCTTTAACTAAATTTAAAGTGATAGGGTTACTTGAAATTCTTTTTCCATCCTTAAAAAAACCATAAATTAAACCCTTTAAAGCATATTGTTCTGGAACAATCTCATTTCCGTATCTGTCATAATGTTTGTTTGAGAAGTCGTAATAAACAAAATTATCGATGAAAACTTGATAATGTTGGTCCTTATTAACCTCTATATCAAGTGAGGCATTTGCAGATGTTTCTGATGAATATTCAAAACCGATTACAACCTTGAACTGTCCACTTACATCACTTCTGAATGACAAAGTGTAAGTTTCATCAACATCTATATTTCTATTAATTTCAAAAGAAATTCCATACTCTTGTAATTTGCCGTATCGATTTTTATAGAGTTCATAAAGCTTATCAGCGATTTTGTTAGCACTAAGATCGCCGAAAACATGAGCTTCATTTTTCATAGAAAGCTTTTCCAATCCTGTTTTTAATTTAATATATTCATCTCTTCCTATAAAATATAGTAAAGACAGTATCAAAACCATTGCCAAGAAAGAAAAAATAGAAATAATCAAAAATTTCTTCACATTCTAACCTCCATTGATTCATCAATTTCTCCGAATTTACTTACCTTCGACTTGCTTTCTAATTTTCTCAAAATTTTTTTCAGCTTCGGAAAGCTTTTTGTAAAACACAGTCCAAGATTCTTTAATAACTTTGTTTGCCTTTTCCTGAGTTTCAAAAGCTACCGCTGAAGGTTGTACCTCTCCTCTCCTGATTCTTTCGTTAACTGGGAATATAACATCCCAAATTGCCTCAAACCAGCCCGGAACAACTTTCCACATATCAACGCGAACTGTTTTGTCGAGATTCTTATGCATATACTTTATTCCATCAGGTATCTTTAAACCCGAAAAATACTTCACTACCTCTGGATGCATTGTTGCAGGTATAAACCAGTCGTTTAACCTACCGGTTGTTTTCTCAATTCCTTGAGCTTCAAATATTTTCAATCTTGCTATTACACCTCTTGGATCGTACGTTATAAACCTTGCAAATAGAAATGATTCCTTTGGATATTTTGTTGTTGATGACACAAAAGCGTAATTGATATGTACCGGGATTCTCAAACCAATCTTTGGATCCTGAGGTAATGGATACATATCGAATTCCCAAGGTACACTTTTCAACCAGCTCCAATCGTAAGTTGCTTCGAATCCCATTAAAACCTTCGATTCTCTAAAAGCATCAGCATCTTTTCCAAATTTCTTTTGATAATCATCAAGTTGATTTTGATTTCTCAAATCTTGATTAATAAGATCATCCGAGACAAGTCCAGGAATTGATTTCAGTTCTCTTTGAAGACTTATGGCTGCTATCCATCCACCGTTTACCAAATCAAACTCCCATTTTGATGGATCAAAACTCCAAAAAGTTGTTCGATTGCTTAATACTGCTGCCATAAATGTATCAAATTCCCACAAATGGTTTATTCCAGAATATTCCTTAGTTGTTGCTCTTCTTGCATAATTCTTAAACTGATCAACTGTCCAAGTATAATCGGGTCTTTGCAAATTTAATTTCTTGAGAAGCTCTAAATTCAACACAATAGTTTCAAAGTGGAGCCGTTCGCCTAACGCATAGGTTTTGTTGTTGTATTTGAACGCGTTTCGAACACTTTCAGGAACATATTGTATATAAGGATCATCTTTAAAAAATTCATCAAGTGGATAAACCCAACCTTGTGAAACAGGGTATGCCAACGGTTCCCATGATTCAGCCACAACATCAGGTAATGCTTTTTTCGCTGCAGCGCGTGCAGTCAAAAAACCATTGACATCTGGTTCGTTCACTATGAAATTCACCTGTATGTCAGGGTAATATTTATTAAACTCAGCAGCCAATTTCTTATAGTTCTCGACATTCCAACTCCATACTGAAACATTTATTACAGCTTTGCCAAATACAGAGATAGCTAAAAAAGTCGTAAACAATATTAAACTTACCAACCTTTTCATTAAAACCACCTCCATCAGACAACAGTGTTGAACTTAACGCTTTTTAAGAAATAGTACAGATAGTTTTGCTTCTTTACTTCATTGGTGAAACAACAATATCTGCAAAATAGATCGATGTTGCTTTATCTTTACCAAGTTCGAAACTTAATGTTATCACAGAGTCTGCAATCTCAGGATGAGTATATTCAAATCTAAATGACTGCCATTCATTGGTTAAATCTAATTCTCTTGAAAAGTAAACTGAATATGGTGCTGTTGTTTGCAGAATCTTTATATTAATCTTTCTTCGCTCATCTGCCTTCACTTTGAAAGAGATAACATAATTATTTCCCTTTCTGAGCTTTATCCATTGATTAAACTGTATATGCCAAGTCTCTGTGCCTGTGTTCAGTAATTCAATAAAACCTATTCCATCCATAACACCGTATCTTGAGACCTTTGCACCAGAAATTCCATACTGACTTGCTTGCCAAATCCACCATTCATATGGCATATTTCCTTGATCATTTATTATTTTGTAGGAAAAATCACCATTGTTTACGAGATTATCAGGTTCTTCTTCGCTTTCGAAAGAATAGTCTATTGCTTCAGATTCATCTTCCTGGGGCAGATACTCGGCTGGTACTTCTGAACGATCTACTTGTCGCAATACTATGTCAGAAAAATATACCGTAGTGTTTTCCGTCTTACCAAGCTCAAATCCAAACGTTACAACTCCATCAGCTCTTTCTGGATGAACATAATAAAATTCGTAAATTTGCCAATCTTTTGAAAGTTCTATGGTCTTAGCGAAATAATTTACCCAAGGATCGTGGGTTTGTAATATTTTAACATTTATCTTCTTTGATATATCTGCTCTTGCCTTGAACGAGATGTAATAAATTTTCATTGGAACTAATTGTACCCATTGATTAAATTGAATATGCCAAGAATCACTTCCACTATCTTCTATCTTTAAATAGATAATTCCGTCTTTTACGTCGTATCTGGAGATCTTCGCACTACTTATGCCATACTTAGATGCTTCCCAAATCCACCAGTCAAACGGAAAATTCAACTGGTCATTCTTTATAGGTTCTTTAAAGTTCCAGTTGTTTAGAATACTAACCAAATTACTCCTTTGACTCTTATCAACATTTGTTGGTTGTCCATTTAAAATAATTACTAAACCCAACAGAAACACAATTACAAACTTTTTCATACACCTACACCCCCATTCTTAAATTTTACACTTCACATCTTTTGAAATATCCCATCATAGTTACAATACAAAACGTTTTAGATATTACACAATCATCTTCCGGAGAGTATATTCAACCTTCTACAACCAGTATTGTATGATGTAACTTGTTTCATAAGAAATGAAACACAGAAATTTACTCTTTTCTAACTGAGTTGTTCACTTCCTAAGATTAAAAAACGGTTTTACAACAATAAGTTAGTTGTAACAATATAGCAGTAATGTTGTGGAAATAAACGTTACGTGGAATATTCTTCTTCTTGCTCATTCAGACTCAAAATTTATTCGCTTAGCACATTTTTATATTTCGTACTTGTTTCACAAAAAGAAATGGTGGCTTAAAAAAGCCACCATTCCGAAAAATATTTTTAGACTATTTTCCCTCTATTTGTTTTCTTAAGCTTGGGAAGTTCTTTTCCACATCGGCCAACTTTTTCATAAAATCGTCCCAAGCGGCTTTTATTATTTTATTTGCTTTTTCTTGAGTGTCTGCTGCTACGGTTTGAGGTTGGACTTCTCCTCGCCTTATCTTTTCACTTACAGGGAAAATAACATCCCAAGTAGCTTGATCCCATCCAGGTATTGTTTTCCACATATCAACTCTTACACCCTTATCAAGGTTGGCAAGGCACCATTTGAACCCATCTGGAAGTTTTAGTGTCTCAAAATATTTAACTACATCTGGATGTTTAGTTGCTGGTATCAGTAGTTCAATTTGTCTTCCAAACTCTTCGCCAACTGACGCATCAATTTTTAATCTTGCAACTACGCCTCTTGGATCAAAAGTTAGGAATTTCAAGAATAGATAAGCTTCTTTTGGATACTTCGTCGTTGAAGTCATAAACGTGTAATTGACATGAATTGGAAATCTCACACCGATTTTTGGATCTGTTGGTAAAGGATAAAAATCAAATTGCCATGGTACAGTCCTAATCCAGCTCCAATCCCATGTTCCATGGAGTCCGGCGAGTACTTTTGATTCTCTAAATGCATCAGCGTCCTTACCGAATTTTTTCTGATAATCATCAAGTTGACCTTTATTTCTTAATTCTTCATTTTTCAAATCATCAGAGACAAGTCCTGGTATAGATTTCAGTTCCTTTTGTAATGTAATGGCTGGTATCCATCCACCATTTACAAGGTCAAATTCTAATTTCGACGGATTGAAGCTCCAAAACGTTGTATTTTTATTCAAGACGGCAGCCATTACATTATCAAAATCCCACAAATGATTTATACCGGAATACTCTTTTGTTGTAGCTCTTCTGAGGTATTGCTTAAACAATTCTACGTTCCATTGATAAACAGGTTTTGGTAAATTAAGCTTTTTCAACAAATCGAGATTTAAATATATACCTTGGAAATGCAACCTTTCTGGTACTGCGTAAGTCTTGTTATTGTATATAAATGATTCTCTCAAATTCTTTGGTACGGATGTCCACTCTTTGTCATTTTTCAAGAATTCATCAAGGGGATAGACCCAACCTTGTGAAACAGGATAAGACAATCCTTCCCAAGACTGCGCAACGACATCTGGCAAAGGTTGTTTCGCTGCAACTCTTGCAGTCAAAAATCCATTTACATCAGGTTCATTTACTACAAATGACACTTCGATATCAGGATAAATTTTAGTGAACTCTGCGGCCAGCTTCTTGTACTTCTCTACATCCCAACTCCAAACCGAAACAATTAGGGTAACCTTTGCAAGCAAACTTGTTACAAACATAGCGAATAACATTGTTACCAAAAGCCATCTTCTCATACTCTCCACCTCCTTAGAAGATACACGAAAAAATATTACAGATTACTTCCACACAAACGTTGCTGCAGCGTACCCAGGAAGAATATATTCGAACTTTCTACCTCCTTCCTCTACGAGAATTTTTTTGTTTGTCTTGGTCCTGTTTGAAACAATCAAAACTCTTGTTCCATCTGGGTTTTCAAACGCAACCGCCTCTACATTAGAGTAGGTGTAACAATCCACACGACGAGCGCCTGGAACAACAAACTTGCTTATGTGTCCCAAAGTATAGTAATCAAGGTTATACTTAACTTCACCAGTTTTGCTGTTAATTTCTATAAGACCTCTGCACGTACTATTTGAAAGTACAGTTGGTCCACGTTTTTCATCAAGTGCTATGTTCCACCAGACAACCGTCTTAGACCAATTCATGGGTATTCTGATAACATGCATCATCTGATCCATAAAAGCTTCGAAAAACGCTGGTACCCAGTCACCACCAGAACCTTCAGTAAACCAAATCTCTTTCTCAGGAAACAAAGCTTTTATCTGACTCATAGCTTCGTGTTTTCCACCGTAGAAATGCCAAGCGGAACCAGCAACATATCTTCCAGCTTTTTGATGTGATAAAACATATGAAGCAAAAATTGTATTGTCCCAGTTATGATCGTAAGTAAGTATTTTTGTCTTTATACCTGCCTTTTCGAATGCAGGTCCCAAATGTTCACCTATAAAATCAGCCTGCTCTTCCCATGTCATCTTCATACCTGGGTATTCTTTTGGTACATACAGTGGTTCGTTTTGCGGAGTCACTGCGTATATTTCCAATCCTTCCTTTTCGTATTCCTTAACAAACTTCACAAAATATTGCGCGTAAACATCGTAATATTCTCTAAGCAAAGATCCACCTATCATACTCCCCGTTGTTTTCATCCAACCAGGTGCACTCCATGGAGAGGCCATTATTTTTAAATCAGGGTTGATTTGTTTAGCAAGTTTCAAAAGAGGTATGATGTAAAGTCTATCGTGATCTATAGAAAAATATTTTAAATCCCTGTCTTCTTTAATACCAGTTGGTAAGTCATTGTAACTGTATATTTTCGTTGTGTAATCGGTTGCTCCCATTGGTTGACGTAAAAAAGATATTCCAATACCTTCTTTTCTATCAAACAACTTTTTCATAACCTCAATACGTTTACTCTCAGAAAGTTTGTAATAAATTAAATATGCAGAAGCATCTGTTAACGAAGCACCAAATCCATCCATCTTTTGGTATTTCTTATTTACATTCACAAGGATTCTGTATGTCTCTTGAAAGCTTGAAATAACTTGTTCTGAAGGTTCCACTTTGGATAACATGTATTTTTGATCAACTGTCGTAAGCCAGATACTCAACTCTTTCACGTTAGCACCTCCTGAATTATTCATTTGATTCGTTGATAAAAGAAATATTGTAACAATGAAAATGCCAGTAAATATAGTTAAAATAACCTCGAGGATCTTCCTATTTATTCTCATATTACTCACTCCATCTGACAATTTTAAATTATTGTACTAATGTAACATGTTACATTAGAAATTATATAAATTTTATTCTTGGTCTAAAAGATACGCAATGCGCAATTTGAAAAGTTTTTCTTGAATCTTCAAAAGAATATCTAAGTACG encodes:
- a CDS encoding carbohydrate binding domain-containing protein, giving the protein MKKFVIVFLLGLVIILNGQPTNVDKSQRSNLVSILNNWNFKEPIKNDQLNFPFDWWIWEASKYGISSAKISRYDVKDGIIYLKIEDSGSDSWHIQFNQWVQLVPMKIYYISFKARADISKKINVKILQTHDPWVNYFAKTIELSKDWQIYEFYYVHPERADGVVTFGFELGKTENTTVYFSDIVLRQVDRSEVPAEYLPQEDESEAIDYSFESEEEPDNLVNNGDFSYKIINDQGNMPYEWWIWQASQYGISGAKVSRYGVMDGIGFIELLNTGTETWHIQFNQWIKLRKGNNYVISFKVKADERRKINIKILQTTAPYSVYFSRELDLTNEWQSFRFEYTHPEIADSVITLSFELGKDKATSIYFADIVVSPMK
- a CDS encoding extracellular solute-binding protein, coding for MRRWLLVTMLFAMFVTSLLAKVTLIVSVWSWDVEKYKKLAAEFTKIYPDIEVSFVVNEPDVNGFLTARVAAKQPLPDVVAQSWEGLSYPVSQGWVYPLDEFLKNDKEWTSVPKNLRESFIYNNKTYAVPERLHFQGIYLNLDLLKKLNLPKPVYQWNVELFKQYLRRATTKEYSGINHLWDFDNVMAAVLNKNTTFWSFNPSKLEFDLVNGGWIPAITLQKELKSIPGLVSDDLKNEELRNKGQLDDYQKKFGKDADAFRESKVLAGLHGTWDWSWIRTVPWQFDFYPLPTDPKIGVRFPIHVNYTFMTSTTKYPKEAYLFLKFLTFDPRGVVARLKIDASVGEEFGRQIELLIPATKHPDVVKYFETLKLPDGFKWCLANLDKGVRVDMWKTIPGWDQATWDVIFPVSEKIRRGEVQPQTVAADTQEKANKIIKAAWDDFMKKLADVEKNFPSLRKQIEGK
- a CDS encoding sugar ABC transporter permease, which gives rise to MATKLTRRHSDHWILLSPYLTLFTIFIVLPVVVAIFLSFTYFNAIERPKWIGIQNYITLLTRDHVFMQKVLPNTIKYALIVGVGGYILSFTLAWLVAQLTKVPRTIFALILYSPSLTAGVTMTVVWRVLFNGDQQGYLNALLLNLGLIDKPVQWLQSPQHLMDIMIIVSLWSSMGVGFLAMLAGILNIDEQLYEAAYIDGIKNRLQEIIYVTIPAMKPQMLFGAVMSIVNTFTSAGIGVALSGSNPTPQYAGQLMVNHIEDYGFLRYEMGYAAALSVVLLLIIWFFSRVAWRLFGER
- a CDS encoding extracellular solute-binding protein, translated to MKRLVSLILFTTFLAISVFGKAVINVSVWSWNVENYKKLAAEFNKYYPDIQVNFIVNEPDVNGFLTARAAAKKALPDVVAESWEPLAYPVSQGWVYPLDEFFKDDPYIQYVPESVRNAFKYNNKTYALGERLHFETIVLNLELLKKLNLQRPDYTWTVDQFKNYARRATTKEYSGINHLWEFDTFMAAVLSNRTTFWSFDPSKWEFDLVNGGWIAAISLQRELKSIPGLVSDDLINQDLRNQNQLDDYQKKFGKDADAFRESKVLMGFEATYDWSWLKSVPWEFDMYPLPQDPKIGLRIPVHINYAFVSSTTKYPKESFLFARFITYDPRGVIARLKIFEAQGIEKTTGRLNDWFIPATMHPEVVKYFSGLKIPDGIKYMHKNLDKTVRVDMWKVVPGWFEAIWDVIFPVNERIRRGEVQPSAVAFETQEKANKVIKESWTVFYKKLSEAEKNFEKIRKQVEGK
- a CDS encoding glycosyl hydrolase, which gives rise to MRINRKILEVILTIFTGIFIVTIFLLSTNQMNNSGGANVKELSIWLTTVDQKYMLSKVEPSEQVISSFQETYRILVNVNKKYQKMDGFGASLTDASAYLIYYKLSESKRIEVMKKLFDRKEGIGISFLRQPMGATDYTTKIYSYNDLPTGIKEDRDLKYFSIDHDRLYIIPLLKLAKQINPDLKIMASPWSAPGWMKTTGSMIGGSLLREYYDVYAQYFVKFVKEYEKEGLEIYAVTPQNEPLYVPKEYPGMKMTWEEQADFIGEHLGPAFEKAGIKTKILTYDHNWDNTIFASYVLSHQKAGRYVAGSAWHFYGGKHEAMSQIKALFPEKEIWFTEGSGGDWVPAFFEAFMDQMMHVIRIPMNWSKTVVWWNIALDEKRGPTVLSNSTCRGLIEINSKTGEVKYNLDYYTLGHISKFVVPGARRVDCYTYSNVEAVAFENPDGTRVLIVSNRTKTNKKILVEEGGRKFEYILPGYAAATFVWK
- a CDS encoding carbohydrate ABC transporter permease, translated to MARFSTKTNPRYFHKSQLKFYFILTPIAVFMMLPIIFIFSQAFKPLDELFLYPPRFFVRRPTLANFYELFALTRTSNIPVSRYLMNSIFTAFFTVLFTILISVFAGYSLSKKHFKTKGLIFTINNLALMFVPVAVIIPRYFIIQSLGLIDTFIINILSLLAMPIGVFLVKQFIDQIPDALIDAALVDGANDFQIIFGIIIPLLKPAISTVGILAFQVAWNSAEASAYYINNENLRTFAFYVSNLTQTTGNTIAGQGISAAAGLIMFVPNLILFIIMQSRVMNTMAYSGLK
- a CDS encoding extracellular solute-binding protein gives rise to the protein MKKFLIISIFSFLAMVLILSLLYFIGRDEYIKLKTGLEKLSMKNEAHVFGDLSANKIADKLYELYKNRYGKLQEYGISFEINRNIDVDETYTLSFRSDVSGQFKVVIGFEYSSETSANASLDIEVNKDQHYQVFIDNFVYYDFSNKHYDRYGNEIVPEQYALKGLIYGFFKDGKRISSNPITLNLVKGENVLRIRNLRKPIWIKSITFVPVDNVAEFSYNDYKSLKLKNASSEIFAGKTILLEAENLVGKSDFLIGISNVQSAQVSPYEILRKKINVIEESTFKDAGQEIFWRVYIEKPGIYKIGFRYRQSTRQGIPVFRNVYFDGNILFKELKNVPFEYTSYDWKDKILPYEIYLEKGYHFLSLEVSTGIYEDLIKQLQELVRRIQNIGLDIQKLVGSNLDPNRTWNIEKYMPGTLDELKYISKKLRKYYNDLIGYVGQHGRSSVSDLVVAADLIDKILKKPEKLPFFLDELSGGASSVAQRLSDLSMKLREQPMGIDKIYLFQGEPPNILTQMSEGLISAYEEIEKLWLSISNKNQDYSIFEKTDSRALQVWINRPIQYVETLQYLIDTDFTKKTGVPVILSLMPNEQKLILAASSGNTPDIALSISNWIPFELAIRKALYPISDFSDFFEFVSKDYNIETLLPMVIDDKVYGITETQNFYVLFYRKDIISNLGIPLPDTWEDVKKILPELQRRGMNFFIPMCEQTTKYFNTTAPFFFQNDARLYSEDGLKAALSEEKAVKAFELMTELFSIYGIPEQVASFYNSFRYGKIPIGVGDFGLYVVLSNAADELYGIWDISVSPGVKNESGVVKRYQVSGDRVDVVFANSNKKEKAWLFLKWWLSKETQLRFSRMLVNRYGPTYLWNTANVNAFKELDFIDEKHKKVILNQWKWIKEVQRHPGGYMTEREISNVWNRVVVEGYPLRASIDRSVILVNRELERKLTEFGYVKEGKRVKVYNMYNSMEEFIKKNLGVKASEIMENQRRIWSDVHGY